In Canis lupus familiaris isolate Mischka breed German Shepherd chromosome 5, alternate assembly UU_Cfam_GSD_1.0, whole genome shotgun sequence, a genomic segment contains:
- the VPS9D1 gene encoding VPS9 domain-containing protein 1 isoform X1, with translation MAAAAGDGAVKPLQCAMKLANGAIELDTGNRPREAYTEYLRSIHYISQVLLEEVETTKEGGEIVAPDTSKMLKLAEQCLERAQSTAAKLGKTHLKPAMPVAAPVPPSTSRHRRVYSDEGGKLSPFLPPEIFQKLQVVESQSSKKELTPLEEASLQNQKLKAAYEARMARLDPSQAMQKTSLTLSLQRQMMENLVIAKAREETLQRKMEERRLRLQEAANSLVSLPRRFCSQVALTPEEREQRALYAAILEYEQDHDWPKHWRAQLKKSPGDLSLVTSLVSHLLSIPDHPISQLLKKLQCAVYRALYPIVSRGAVGAASAPGCCSLPPDADGLLAPGSRRLRPSQSLYCMLSPADPSPAPRPPDGTHASPPTPPPHTGPPERGLDSSPVGPPSPLAHSFTAVQGKDSSFEDLEHFLATSEGWGRGHGRPPEPQTTGVKKEPLLEQLKSAVKDIHNAIDRLLSLTLLAFEGLSAAASKDRCLACIEEPFFSPLWPLLLALYRSVHRLREAALSRSMELYRNAPPAAIGIPSKLLPRDLEATGAGAYPYCAAAQELGLLVLESCPQKKLECIVRVLRVICACAEDYYRAQEAAPEARPQLGAAAIGADDLLPILSFVVLRSGLPQLVSECAALEEFIHEGYLIGEEGYCLTSLQSALSYVELLPRGALGK, from the exons ATGGCCGCTGCGGCCGGGGACGGCGCGGTGAAGCCGCTGCAGTGCGCCATGAAGCTGGCCAACGGGGCCATCGAACTGGACACCGGCAACCGGCCCCGG GAGGCATATACAGAATACCTGAGGAGCATCCATTATATCTCCCAGGTGCTGCTGGAAGAAGTGGAAACCACCAAAG AAGGTGGAGAAATTGTGGCTCCGGACACCTCAAAGATGCTGAAACTGGCTGAGCAGTGTCTGGAGAGGGCCCAGTCCACAGCTGCCAAGCTTG GGAAAACACACCTGAAGCCAGCTATGCCTGTGGCTGCTCCTGTCCCCCCATCTACCAGCCGACATCGCCGGGTGTACTCAGACGAAGGGGGGAAACTATCTCCGTTTCTGCCGCCTGAGATCTTCCAGAAGCTTCAGGTGGTAGAGTCACAAAGTTCTAAGAA GGAGCTGACACCTCTGGAGGAGGCTTCTCTGCAGAATCAGAAGTTGAAGGCGGCCTATGAGGCACGGATGGCCCGCCTGGACCCCAGCCAGGCCATGCAGAAGACATCCCTG ACTCTGTCCCTGCAGCGGCAGATGATGGAGAACCTCGTGATCGCCAAAGCTCGGGAGGAGACA CTGCAGAGAAAGATGGAGGAGCGCCGGCTACGGCTCCAGGAGGCAGCCAACAG CCTCGTCTCTCTCCCCAGGAGGTTCTGCAGTCAAGTTGCCCTGACCCCAGAGGAGCGGGAGCAGCGGGCCCTCTATGCTGCTATCCTCGAGTACGAGCAAGACCAT GACTGGCCCAAGCACTGGAGGGCCCAGCTCAAGAAGAGCCCAGGGGACCTGTCGCTAGTGACCAGCCTGGTCTCCCACCTACTCAG CATTCCCGACCACCCCATCTCACAGCTCTTGAAGAAGCTCCAGTGTGCGGTGTATCGGGCGCTGTACCCCATCGTGAGCAGGGGCGCTGTTGGTGCCGCCTCTGCCCCTGGCTGCTGCTCCTTGCCCCCGGACGCCGACGGGCTGCTGGCTCCTGGAAGCCGGCGGCTCCGGCCCTCACAGAGCCTCTACTGCATGCTATCCCCTGCAGATCCCAGCCCAGCCCCGCGGCCCCCAGATGGCACCCATGCCAGTCCCCCTacaccccctccccacactggCCCCCCCGAAAGAGGGCTGGACAGCAGCCCTGTGGGGCCTCCCTCACCCCTGGCGCACAGCTTCACGGCTGTACAGGGCAAAGACAGCTCCTTTGAAGACCTCGAACACTTCTTGGCTACTTCTGAGGGGTGGGGCCGGGGGCATGGGAGGCCACCTGAGCCCCAAACAACAGGGGTGAAGAAGGAGCCGCTGCTGGAGCAGCTGAAGAGTGCTGTGAAGGACATACACAACGCTATCG ACAGGCTGCTCTCGCTGACCCTCCTGGCTTTCGAAGGCCTGAGTGCGGCTGCCTCCAAGGACCGGTGCCTAGCCTGCATCGAGGaacccttcttctctcctctgtggCCCTTGCTGCTGGCACTCTACAG GAGTGTGCACCGCCTCCGGGAGGCTGCCCTGAGCAGGAGCATGGAACTCTACAGGAATGCACCCCCAGCAGCCATAGGCATACCCTCGAAGCTTCTCCCCCGGGACCTGGAGGCCACAGGAGCTGGTGCCTACCCCTACTGTGCTGCAGCCCAAGAGCTAGGCTTGCTGGTTCTGGAGAGCTGCCCCCAGAAGAAGCTGGAGTGCATTG TGCGGGTCCTGCGGGTCATCTGCGCCTGTGCCGAGGACTACTACCGGGCCCAGGAGGCTGCACCTGAGGCCAGACCCCAGCTTGGTGCTGCAGCCAT TGGTGCCGATGATCTCCTGCCCATCTTGTCCTTCGTGGTGCTGAGAAGTGGTCTCCCCCAGTTGGTGTCAGAGTGTGCAGCCTTGGAGGAGTTCATCCATGAGGG ATACCTGATCGGAGAGGAGGGCTACTGCCTGACGTCACTACAGAGTGCCCTGAGCTACGTGGAGCTGCTGCCCCGGGGGGCTCTGGGCAAGTAG
- the VPS9D1 gene encoding VPS9 domain-containing protein 1 isoform X3, translating into MAAAAGDGAVKPLQCAMKLANGAIELDTGNRPREAYTEYLRSIHYISQVLLEEVETTKEGGEIVAPDTSKMLKLAEQCLERAQSTAAKLGKTHLKPAMPVAAPVPPSTSRHRRVYSDEGGKLSPFLPPEIFQKLQVVESQSSKKELTPLEEASLQNQKLKAAYEARMARLDPSQAMQKTSLTLSLQRQMMENLVIAKAREETLQRKMEERRLRLQEAANRRFCSQVALTPEEREQRALYAAILEYEQDHDWPKHWRAQLKKSPGDLSLVTSLVSHLLSIPDHPISQLLKKLQCAVYRALYPIVSRGAVGAASAPGCCSLPPDADGLLAPGSRRLRPSQSLYCMLSPADPSPAPRPPDGTHASPPTPPPHTGPPERGLDSSPVGPPSPLAHSFTAVQGKDSSFEDLEHFLATSEGWGRGHGRPPEPQTTGVKKEPLLEQLKSAVKDIHNAIDRLLSLTLLAFEGLSAAASKDRCLACIEEPFFSPLWPLLLALYRSVHRLREAALSRSMELYRNAPPAAIGIPSKLLPRDLEATGAGAYPYCAAAQELGLLVLESCPQKKLECIVRVLRVICACAEDYYRAQEAAPEARPQLGAAAIGADDLLPILSFVVLRSGLPQLVSECAALEEFIHEGYLIGEEGYCLTSLQSALSYVELLPRGALGK; encoded by the exons ATGGCCGCTGCGGCCGGGGACGGCGCGGTGAAGCCGCTGCAGTGCGCCATGAAGCTGGCCAACGGGGCCATCGAACTGGACACCGGCAACCGGCCCCGG GAGGCATATACAGAATACCTGAGGAGCATCCATTATATCTCCCAGGTGCTGCTGGAAGAAGTGGAAACCACCAAAG AAGGTGGAGAAATTGTGGCTCCGGACACCTCAAAGATGCTGAAACTGGCTGAGCAGTGTCTGGAGAGGGCCCAGTCCACAGCTGCCAAGCTTG GGAAAACACACCTGAAGCCAGCTATGCCTGTGGCTGCTCCTGTCCCCCCATCTACCAGCCGACATCGCCGGGTGTACTCAGACGAAGGGGGGAAACTATCTCCGTTTCTGCCGCCTGAGATCTTCCAGAAGCTTCAGGTGGTAGAGTCACAAAGTTCTAAGAA GGAGCTGACACCTCTGGAGGAGGCTTCTCTGCAGAATCAGAAGTTGAAGGCGGCCTATGAGGCACGGATGGCCCGCCTGGACCCCAGCCAGGCCATGCAGAAGACATCCCTG ACTCTGTCCCTGCAGCGGCAGATGATGGAGAACCTCGTGATCGCCAAAGCTCGGGAGGAGACA CTGCAGAGAAAGATGGAGGAGCGCCGGCTACGGCTCCAGGAGGCAGCCAACAG GAGGTTCTGCAGTCAAGTTGCCCTGACCCCAGAGGAGCGGGAGCAGCGGGCCCTCTATGCTGCTATCCTCGAGTACGAGCAAGACCAT GACTGGCCCAAGCACTGGAGGGCCCAGCTCAAGAAGAGCCCAGGGGACCTGTCGCTAGTGACCAGCCTGGTCTCCCACCTACTCAG CATTCCCGACCACCCCATCTCACAGCTCTTGAAGAAGCTCCAGTGTGCGGTGTATCGGGCGCTGTACCCCATCGTGAGCAGGGGCGCTGTTGGTGCCGCCTCTGCCCCTGGCTGCTGCTCCTTGCCCCCGGACGCCGACGGGCTGCTGGCTCCTGGAAGCCGGCGGCTCCGGCCCTCACAGAGCCTCTACTGCATGCTATCCCCTGCAGATCCCAGCCCAGCCCCGCGGCCCCCAGATGGCACCCATGCCAGTCCCCCTacaccccctccccacactggCCCCCCCGAAAGAGGGCTGGACAGCAGCCCTGTGGGGCCTCCCTCACCCCTGGCGCACAGCTTCACGGCTGTACAGGGCAAAGACAGCTCCTTTGAAGACCTCGAACACTTCTTGGCTACTTCTGAGGGGTGGGGCCGGGGGCATGGGAGGCCACCTGAGCCCCAAACAACAGGGGTGAAGAAGGAGCCGCTGCTGGAGCAGCTGAAGAGTGCTGTGAAGGACATACACAACGCTATCG ACAGGCTGCTCTCGCTGACCCTCCTGGCTTTCGAAGGCCTGAGTGCGGCTGCCTCCAAGGACCGGTGCCTAGCCTGCATCGAGGaacccttcttctctcctctgtggCCCTTGCTGCTGGCACTCTACAG GAGTGTGCACCGCCTCCGGGAGGCTGCCCTGAGCAGGAGCATGGAACTCTACAGGAATGCACCCCCAGCAGCCATAGGCATACCCTCGAAGCTTCTCCCCCGGGACCTGGAGGCCACAGGAGCTGGTGCCTACCCCTACTGTGCTGCAGCCCAAGAGCTAGGCTTGCTGGTTCTGGAGAGCTGCCCCCAGAAGAAGCTGGAGTGCATTG TGCGGGTCCTGCGGGTCATCTGCGCCTGTGCCGAGGACTACTACCGGGCCCAGGAGGCTGCACCTGAGGCCAGACCCCAGCTTGGTGCTGCAGCCAT TGGTGCCGATGATCTCCTGCCCATCTTGTCCTTCGTGGTGCTGAGAAGTGGTCTCCCCCAGTTGGTGTCAGAGTGTGCAGCCTTGGAGGAGTTCATCCATGAGGG ATACCTGATCGGAGAGGAGGGCTACTGCCTGACGTCACTACAGAGTGCCCTGAGCTACGTGGAGCTGCTGCCCCGGGGGGCTCTGGGCAAGTAG
- the VPS9D1 gene encoding VPS9 domain-containing protein 1 isoform X2, which yields MCAFPGRPQGTASWGGYAGLLRDASPAEPEAYTEYLRSIHYISQVLLEEVETTKEGGEIVAPDTSKMLKLAEQCLERAQSTAAKLGKTHLKPAMPVAAPVPPSTSRHRRVYSDEGGKLSPFLPPEIFQKLQVVESQSSKKELTPLEEASLQNQKLKAAYEARMARLDPSQAMQKTSLTLSLQRQMMENLVIAKAREETLQRKMEERRLRLQEAANSLVSLPRRFCSQVALTPEEREQRALYAAILEYEQDHDWPKHWRAQLKKSPGDLSLVTSLVSHLLSIPDHPISQLLKKLQCAVYRALYPIVSRGAVGAASAPGCCSLPPDADGLLAPGSRRLRPSQSLYCMLSPADPSPAPRPPDGTHASPPTPPPHTGPPERGLDSSPVGPPSPLAHSFTAVQGKDSSFEDLEHFLATSEGWGRGHGRPPEPQTTGVKKEPLLEQLKSAVKDIHNAIDRLLSLTLLAFEGLSAAASKDRCLACIEEPFFSPLWPLLLALYRSVHRLREAALSRSMELYRNAPPAAIGIPSKLLPRDLEATGAGAYPYCAAAQELGLLVLESCPQKKLECIVRVLRVICACAEDYYRAQEAAPEARPQLGAAAIGADDLLPILSFVVLRSGLPQLVSECAALEEFIHEGYLIGEEGYCLTSLQSALSYVELLPRGALGK from the exons ATGTGTGCTTTCCCGGGAAGACCCCAAGGGACGGCATCGTGGGGAGGCTACGCTGGGCTGCTCCGCGACGCGTCTCCCGCAGAACCG GAGGCATATACAGAATACCTGAGGAGCATCCATTATATCTCCCAGGTGCTGCTGGAAGAAGTGGAAACCACCAAAG AAGGTGGAGAAATTGTGGCTCCGGACACCTCAAAGATGCTGAAACTGGCTGAGCAGTGTCTGGAGAGGGCCCAGTCCACAGCTGCCAAGCTTG GGAAAACACACCTGAAGCCAGCTATGCCTGTGGCTGCTCCTGTCCCCCCATCTACCAGCCGACATCGCCGGGTGTACTCAGACGAAGGGGGGAAACTATCTCCGTTTCTGCCGCCTGAGATCTTCCAGAAGCTTCAGGTGGTAGAGTCACAAAGTTCTAAGAA GGAGCTGACACCTCTGGAGGAGGCTTCTCTGCAGAATCAGAAGTTGAAGGCGGCCTATGAGGCACGGATGGCCCGCCTGGACCCCAGCCAGGCCATGCAGAAGACATCCCTG ACTCTGTCCCTGCAGCGGCAGATGATGGAGAACCTCGTGATCGCCAAAGCTCGGGAGGAGACA CTGCAGAGAAAGATGGAGGAGCGCCGGCTACGGCTCCAGGAGGCAGCCAACAG CCTCGTCTCTCTCCCCAGGAGGTTCTGCAGTCAAGTTGCCCTGACCCCAGAGGAGCGGGAGCAGCGGGCCCTCTATGCTGCTATCCTCGAGTACGAGCAAGACCAT GACTGGCCCAAGCACTGGAGGGCCCAGCTCAAGAAGAGCCCAGGGGACCTGTCGCTAGTGACCAGCCTGGTCTCCCACCTACTCAG CATTCCCGACCACCCCATCTCACAGCTCTTGAAGAAGCTCCAGTGTGCGGTGTATCGGGCGCTGTACCCCATCGTGAGCAGGGGCGCTGTTGGTGCCGCCTCTGCCCCTGGCTGCTGCTCCTTGCCCCCGGACGCCGACGGGCTGCTGGCTCCTGGAAGCCGGCGGCTCCGGCCCTCACAGAGCCTCTACTGCATGCTATCCCCTGCAGATCCCAGCCCAGCCCCGCGGCCCCCAGATGGCACCCATGCCAGTCCCCCTacaccccctccccacactggCCCCCCCGAAAGAGGGCTGGACAGCAGCCCTGTGGGGCCTCCCTCACCCCTGGCGCACAGCTTCACGGCTGTACAGGGCAAAGACAGCTCCTTTGAAGACCTCGAACACTTCTTGGCTACTTCTGAGGGGTGGGGCCGGGGGCATGGGAGGCCACCTGAGCCCCAAACAACAGGGGTGAAGAAGGAGCCGCTGCTGGAGCAGCTGAAGAGTGCTGTGAAGGACATACACAACGCTATCG ACAGGCTGCTCTCGCTGACCCTCCTGGCTTTCGAAGGCCTGAGTGCGGCTGCCTCCAAGGACCGGTGCCTAGCCTGCATCGAGGaacccttcttctctcctctgtggCCCTTGCTGCTGGCACTCTACAG GAGTGTGCACCGCCTCCGGGAGGCTGCCCTGAGCAGGAGCATGGAACTCTACAGGAATGCACCCCCAGCAGCCATAGGCATACCCTCGAAGCTTCTCCCCCGGGACCTGGAGGCCACAGGAGCTGGTGCCTACCCCTACTGTGCTGCAGCCCAAGAGCTAGGCTTGCTGGTTCTGGAGAGCTGCCCCCAGAAGAAGCTGGAGTGCATTG TGCGGGTCCTGCGGGTCATCTGCGCCTGTGCCGAGGACTACTACCGGGCCCAGGAGGCTGCACCTGAGGCCAGACCCCAGCTTGGTGCTGCAGCCAT TGGTGCCGATGATCTCCTGCCCATCTTGTCCTTCGTGGTGCTGAGAAGTGGTCTCCCCCAGTTGGTGTCAGAGTGTGCAGCCTTGGAGGAGTTCATCCATGAGGG ATACCTGATCGGAGAGGAGGGCTACTGCCTGACGTCACTACAGAGTGCCCTGAGCTACGTGGAGCTGCTGCCCCGGGGGGCTCTGGGCAAGTAG
- the VPS9D1 gene encoding VPS9 domain-containing protein 1 isoform X6, whose translation MLKLAEQCLERAQSTAAKLGKTHLKPAMPVAAPVPPSTSRHRRVYSDEGGKLSPFLPPEIFQKLQVVESQSSKKELTPLEEASLQNQKLKAAYEARMARLDPSQAMQKTSLTLSLQRQMMENLVIAKAREETLQRKMEERRLRLQEAANSLVSLPRRFCSQVALTPEEREQRALYAAILEYEQDHDWPKHWRAQLKKSPGDLSLVTSLVSHLLSIPDHPISQLLKKLQCAVYRALYPIVSRGAVGAASAPGCCSLPPDADGLLAPGSRRLRPSQSLYCMLSPADPSPAPRPPDGTHASPPTPPPHTGPPERGLDSSPVGPPSPLAHSFTAVQGKDSSFEDLEHFLATSEGWGRGHGRPPEPQTTGVKKEPLLEQLKSAVKDIHNAIDRLLSLTLLAFEGLSAAASKDRCLACIEEPFFSPLWPLLLALYRSVHRLREAALSRSMELYRNAPPAAIGIPSKLLPRDLEATGAGAYPYCAAAQELGLLVLESCPQKKLECIVRVLRVICACAEDYYRAQEAAPEARPQLGAAAIGADDLLPILSFVVLRSGLPQLVSECAALEEFIHEGYLIGEEGYCLTSLQSALSYVELLPRGALGK comes from the exons ATGCTGAAACTGGCTGAGCAGTGTCTGGAGAGGGCCCAGTCCACAGCTGCCAAGCTTG GGAAAACACACCTGAAGCCAGCTATGCCTGTGGCTGCTCCTGTCCCCCCATCTACCAGCCGACATCGCCGGGTGTACTCAGACGAAGGGGGGAAACTATCTCCGTTTCTGCCGCCTGAGATCTTCCAGAAGCTTCAGGTGGTAGAGTCACAAAGTTCTAAGAA GGAGCTGACACCTCTGGAGGAGGCTTCTCTGCAGAATCAGAAGTTGAAGGCGGCCTATGAGGCACGGATGGCCCGCCTGGACCCCAGCCAGGCCATGCAGAAGACATCCCTG ACTCTGTCCCTGCAGCGGCAGATGATGGAGAACCTCGTGATCGCCAAAGCTCGGGAGGAGACA CTGCAGAGAAAGATGGAGGAGCGCCGGCTACGGCTCCAGGAGGCAGCCAACAG CCTCGTCTCTCTCCCCAGGAGGTTCTGCAGTCAAGTTGCCCTGACCCCAGAGGAGCGGGAGCAGCGGGCCCTCTATGCTGCTATCCTCGAGTACGAGCAAGACCAT GACTGGCCCAAGCACTGGAGGGCCCAGCTCAAGAAGAGCCCAGGGGACCTGTCGCTAGTGACCAGCCTGGTCTCCCACCTACTCAG CATTCCCGACCACCCCATCTCACAGCTCTTGAAGAAGCTCCAGTGTGCGGTGTATCGGGCGCTGTACCCCATCGTGAGCAGGGGCGCTGTTGGTGCCGCCTCTGCCCCTGGCTGCTGCTCCTTGCCCCCGGACGCCGACGGGCTGCTGGCTCCTGGAAGCCGGCGGCTCCGGCCCTCACAGAGCCTCTACTGCATGCTATCCCCTGCAGATCCCAGCCCAGCCCCGCGGCCCCCAGATGGCACCCATGCCAGTCCCCCTacaccccctccccacactggCCCCCCCGAAAGAGGGCTGGACAGCAGCCCTGTGGGGCCTCCCTCACCCCTGGCGCACAGCTTCACGGCTGTACAGGGCAAAGACAGCTCCTTTGAAGACCTCGAACACTTCTTGGCTACTTCTGAGGGGTGGGGCCGGGGGCATGGGAGGCCACCTGAGCCCCAAACAACAGGGGTGAAGAAGGAGCCGCTGCTGGAGCAGCTGAAGAGTGCTGTGAAGGACATACACAACGCTATCG ACAGGCTGCTCTCGCTGACCCTCCTGGCTTTCGAAGGCCTGAGTGCGGCTGCCTCCAAGGACCGGTGCCTAGCCTGCATCGAGGaacccttcttctctcctctgtggCCCTTGCTGCTGGCACTCTACAG GAGTGTGCACCGCCTCCGGGAGGCTGCCCTGAGCAGGAGCATGGAACTCTACAGGAATGCACCCCCAGCAGCCATAGGCATACCCTCGAAGCTTCTCCCCCGGGACCTGGAGGCCACAGGAGCTGGTGCCTACCCCTACTGTGCTGCAGCCCAAGAGCTAGGCTTGCTGGTTCTGGAGAGCTGCCCCCAGAAGAAGCTGGAGTGCATTG TGCGGGTCCTGCGGGTCATCTGCGCCTGTGCCGAGGACTACTACCGGGCCCAGGAGGCTGCACCTGAGGCCAGACCCCAGCTTGGTGCTGCAGCCAT TGGTGCCGATGATCTCCTGCCCATCTTGTCCTTCGTGGTGCTGAGAAGTGGTCTCCCCCAGTTGGTGTCAGAGTGTGCAGCCTTGGAGGAGTTCATCCATGAGGG ATACCTGATCGGAGAGGAGGGCTACTGCCTGACGTCACTACAGAGTGCCCTGAGCTACGTGGAGCTGCTGCCCCGGGGGGCTCTGGGCAAGTAG